The following proteins are encoded in a genomic region of Hymenobacter siberiensis:
- a CDS encoding LuxR C-terminal-related transcriptional regulator has translation MILSTPTALVAAAPTLLRHGLVATLREQWPQLQLTLTADATQLVELVGHYAFSLLVLDEQLPGRNLPELLGRLQRARPALGGADGPPAARFATGQPLQLSRQVLPHALVGALAQWLDAPGDPAGTSRSPWACAVPDPFSRRELEVLRLVVADHCNEEIANCLCLSTVESHRRMLLQKAGTRTLVGLAARAVREGWVA, from the coding sequence ATGATTCTTTCTACCCCCACGGCCCTGGTGGCGGCCGCGCCCACACTACTTCGGCATGGCCTGGTAGCAACCCTGCGGGAGCAATGGCCCCAGCTCCAGCTCACCCTCACCGCCGATGCCACGCAGCTGGTGGAGCTGGTCGGTCATTATGCCTTCAGCTTGTTGGTGCTGGATGAGCAGTTGCCCGGCCGGAACCTGCCCGAGCTGCTCGGCCGGCTGCAACGGGCCCGGCCTGCGCTCGGTGGTGCTGACGGACCACCAGCTGCCCGCTTTGCCACCGGCCAGCCCCTGCAGTTGTCTCGCCAGGTGCTGCCCCACGCCTTGGTTGGGGCACTGGCGCAATGGCTGGATGCGCCAGGCGACCCTGCTGGCACCAGCCGTTCCCCATGGGCCTGCGCTGTGCCCGACCCTTTCAGCCGGCGCGAGCTGGAGGTATTGCGCCTGGTAGTGGCCGACCATTGCAACGAGGAAATTGCCAATTGTCTCTGCCTGAGCACTGTGGAAAGCCACCGCCGCATGCTGCTTCAAAAAGCCGGCACCCGCACGCTGGTAGGCCTGGCCGCCCGTGCCGTGCGCGAGGGTTGGGTGGCGTGA
- a CDS encoding zinc metallopeptidase translates to MSSSYLLIIVLMAASWAVQWRLRSKFKQYAQVGLSSGLSGAEIATRMLADHGIYDVRIISTTGQLTDHYNPTDKTVNLSEGVYAERSAAAAAIAAHECGHAVQHATAYSMLQFRSAMVPALTAVSKWMPFILIAGIFMINRSVIPLGVGIGLFALTTLFSFITLPVEFDASRRALAWMDKRGVVTVQEHAMAKDALWWAAMTYVVAALASLATLLYYVSIFMRRR, encoded by the coding sequence ATGTCTTCTTCCTATTTGCTCATCATTGTGTTGATGGCTGCCAGCTGGGCCGTTCAATGGCGGCTGCGCAGCAAGTTTAAACAGTATGCCCAGGTGGGCCTGAGCTCGGGCCTGAGTGGGGCCGAAATCGCGACCCGTATGCTGGCCGACCACGGCATCTACGATGTCCGCATCATCAGCACCACCGGCCAGCTTACTGACCACTACAACCCCACCGATAAAACCGTGAACCTGAGCGAAGGCGTGTACGCCGAGCGCAGCGCGGCCGCGGCGGCCATTGCGGCCCACGAGTGCGGCCACGCCGTGCAGCACGCCACGGCGTATTCCATGCTGCAATTCCGGTCGGCCATGGTGCCGGCCCTCACGGCAGTATCGAAGTGGATGCCCTTCATTCTAATTGCGGGCATCTTTATGATTAACCGGAGCGTGATTCCGCTGGGCGTGGGCATTGGCTTGTTTGCCCTCACCACGCTGTTCTCGTTCATCACGCTGCCGGTCGAGTTCGATGCCTCCCGCCGGGCCCTGGCCTGGATGGACAAGCGCGGCGTGGTAACCGTGCAGGAGCACGCCATGGCCAAAGACGCGCTGTGGTGGGCTGCCATGACCTACGTGGTAGCGGCCCTGGCCTCGTTGGCCACGCTGCTTTATTACGTGAGCATTTTTATGCGCCGCCGGTAA
- the rfaE2 gene encoding D-glycero-beta-D-manno-heptose 1-phosphate adenylyltransferase: MWTKDKILTRAQLPATLADWRAQGRKVVFTNGCFDLLHLGHVDYLEQARHLGAALVVGLNTDASVRCLKPGRPIQDEEARARILAALAFVDAVVLFGEPTPLALIELVQPDILVKGDDYAVERIVGHELVLARGGQVLTVPLVAGYSTSRIVEHIIATQ, translated from the coding sequence ATGTGGACGAAAGATAAAATCCTGACCCGCGCGCAGCTGCCGGCCACGCTGGCCGACTGGCGCGCGCAAGGCCGCAAAGTGGTGTTCACCAACGGCTGCTTCGATTTGCTGCACCTCGGCCACGTTGACTACCTGGAGCAGGCCCGGCACCTGGGCGCCGCCCTGGTGGTGGGCCTGAACACCGATGCCTCGGTGCGCTGCCTCAAGCCCGGCCGGCCCATTCAGGACGAGGAGGCGCGGGCCCGTATTCTGGCCGCGCTGGCCTTCGTGGATGCCGTGGTGCTCTTTGGCGAGCCCACACCCCTGGCCCTCATCGAGCTGGTGCAGCCCGATATCCTGGTGAAGGGCGACGACTACGCCGTGGAGCGCATAGTGGGCCACGAGCTGGTGCTGGCTCGGGGCGGGCAGGTACTCACGGTGCCGCTGGTGGCGGGCTACAGCACCTCGCGCATTGTGGAGCACATCATTGCCACGCAGTAG
- a CDS encoding lysylphosphatidylglycerol synthase transmembrane domain-containing protein, producing the protein MKHLLTIVKYLLLLSISGALMWYAVRGQDLSRIGHYIATANYFWLTLTLTLSALGYFSRAYRWQMQLNASQTPAPYWAVYHAMMVGYLANLVLPRMGEVIRCSVLRRTSGVPVQVALGTVVTERVIDVLVLLSLITSLLLLDFNTFWNFVTVQVLGGRYEALARNRTPLLIAAIIGGVLLLATGYALFRNLERLRQNAFFNKGVLFVKGLLAGVFSILKMENKGVFLLHTLFTWGVYYLMDYLAFFCFPETYNLDMKAGLAVLTFGAFGMAAPVAGGIGPFHVMVQGILLVYGVSKEAGIAYALVVHGAQTLLVVLMGGISFVAVAAADKRSLLTEAEALADEPLTSEL; encoded by the coding sequence ATGAAACACCTACTGACGATTGTTAAGTACCTGCTGCTGCTGAGTATTTCGGGGGCGCTAATGTGGTACGCGGTGCGGGGGCAGGACCTGTCGCGCATCGGGCACTACATTGCCACGGCCAACTATTTCTGGCTCACGCTCACGCTCACGCTGTCGGCGCTGGGCTATTTCAGCCGGGCCTACCGTTGGCAGATGCAGCTCAATGCTTCCCAAACGCCGGCCCCGTACTGGGCCGTGTACCACGCCATGATGGTGGGCTACCTGGCCAATCTGGTGCTGCCGCGCATGGGCGAGGTCATCCGCTGCTCGGTGCTACGGCGCACGAGCGGCGTGCCCGTGCAGGTGGCGCTGGGCACAGTAGTGACGGAGCGCGTGATTGATGTGCTAGTGCTATTAAGTCTGATTACCAGCTTGCTGCTGCTTGATTTCAATACTTTCTGGAATTTTGTGACGGTGCAGGTGCTGGGCGGGCGCTACGAGGCGCTGGCCCGCAACCGGACGCCACTGCTCATCGCGGCCATCATTGGCGGGGTGCTGCTGCTGGCCACAGGCTACGCGCTGTTCCGCAACCTGGAGCGCCTGCGGCAGAATGCTTTCTTCAACAAAGGCGTGCTGTTTGTGAAAGGCCTACTGGCAGGGGTATTCAGCATTCTGAAGATGGAAAATAAGGGCGTGTTTTTGCTGCATACCCTGTTCACCTGGGGTGTGTACTACCTCATGGATTACCTGGCCTTCTTCTGCTTTCCCGAAACCTATAACCTCGACATGAAGGCCGGCTTGGCCGTGCTCACCTTCGGAGCCTTTGGCATGGCCGCGCCGGTGGCGGGCGGCATCGGGCCGTTCCACGTAATGGTGCAGGGCATTCTGCTGGTGTACGGCGTGAGCAAGGAGGCCGGTATCGCCTACGCTCTGGTGGTGCACGGGGCCCAAACGCTGCTGGTGGTGCTCATGGGTGGCATCAGCTTCGTGGCCGTGGCCGCCGCCGACAAGCGCAGCCTGCTCACCGAAGCCGAAGCCCTGGCCGACGAACCGCTTACATCTGAGTTATGA
- the panD gene encoding aspartate 1-decarboxylase — protein sequence MHIEVMKSKIHHATVTQAELHYVGSVTIDEDLLDAANFVENEKVTVVNVNNGERFETYTIRGERGSGTICLNGPAARKVAVGDVVIIFSYALVDFAEARQHKPTVIFPNEHNRL from the coding sequence ATGCACATTGAAGTAATGAAGTCCAAAATCCACCATGCAACGGTCACGCAGGCCGAATTGCACTACGTGGGTAGCGTGACAATTGACGAAGACCTGCTGGATGCCGCCAATTTCGTGGAAAACGAAAAGGTGACCGTCGTGAACGTGAACAACGGCGAGCGTTTTGAAACCTATACCATTCGCGGGGAGCGGGGCTCGGGCACTATTTGCCTGAATGGCCCGGCGGCGCGCAAAGTGGCGGTGGGAGATGTCGTTATCATCTTCTCCTACGCGCTGGTGGATTTTGCCGAAGCCCGGCAACACAAGCCAACGGTCATTTTTCCCAACGAGCACAACCGGCTTTAA